The Xenopus laevis strain J_2021 chromosome 7S, Xenopus_laevis_v10.1, whole genome shotgun sequence genome includes a window with the following:
- the il10ra.S gene encoding interleukin-10 receptor subunit alpha isoform X2, translated as MAVLGASLLGTVLCLSAFLWLGATEKGRIPPAPEDVHFDLQFYSHTLLWSPGNPAAEGILYEVQYYSYGTKLWHDAPHCFLTHHLSCNLTNETLPLGIGYFGRVRSILGNQTSHWVRTQRYGNQEVTLPAPSFSLHVDGSSLMVDVSVPETQAGNFILHYADLFPHNSKYIVRLRRTADNLTSIEEKNKTMFHIHSLIPGREYCVAMQLKITSRLNNGILSPETCVYLPEEELDKSTLLVLATAILVFVTILIFVNIIICLYVRGTVKTPKALTRIMRSRSWMEKPPMQISNCTDSLRWEDEFIDRLMMEPRNSPLRSSGDSGFGSQMLTLKNSALQSTSSILCIDDSGVELAESNSKCKETRLNGDATCKMQFPKNQGEDSGISLSTGSPCLKRSCSIQEVSYKENINDVRDDNCSKNISDSRLGYRRQSEPKKNQNSSESDDPEITHIKDYLTQDGIPRDNSNPQVQKEVLQGSWTNINEGFHSSLPFTAAFSPFSQVLCDFRVNVPTLGDVQLLEII; from the exons ATGGCGGTACTGGGTGCCTCTCTCCTTGGAACTGTGCTGTGTCTGAGTGCCTTCCTTTGGTTGGGGGCCACAGAAAAAG gtAGAATCCCACCAGCCCCTGAGGATGTACATTTTGATCTACAGTTCTACTCTCATACCTTACTGTGGTCCCCTGGAAATCCTGCTGCAGAGGGGATCCTTTATGAAGTGCAGTATTACAG CTATGGTACAAAATTATGGCATGATGCTCCCCACTGCTTTCTCACTCACCATCTTTCATGCAACCTGACAAATGAGACTCTGCCCTTGGGTATTGGATATTTTGGAAGAGTCCGTAGCATTCTCGGAAACCAGACCTCACATTGGGTACGGACTCAAAGATACGGAAACCAAGAAG TCACTCTGCCTGCGCCCTCATTCTCGCTGCATGTGGATGGCAGTTCACTTATGGTTGATGTTAGTGTCCCTGAGACCCAGGCTGGTAACTTCATACTGCATTATGCTGACCTGTTCCCACATAACAGCAAGTACATTGTACGTCTACGTAGAACTGCAGATAACCTTACG AGTATAGAGGAAAAGAACAAGACAATGTTCCATATACATAGCCTGATCCCAGGGAGGGAGTACTGTGTGGCAATGCAACTCAAAATCACCTCTAGACTGAACAATGGTATTCTTTCTCCAGAGACATGTGTCTATCTGCCAGAGGAAG AGTTGGATAAGAGTACACTGCTGGTGCTGGCTACTGCTATACTTGTATTTGTAACCATTCTAATATTTGTCAACATCATTATCTGTTTGTATGTTCGGGGAACAGTGAAGACCCCAAAAGCCCTG ACTCGTATTATGAGAAGTCGCTCCTGGATGGAGAAACCACCAATGCAGATTTCCAATTGCACTGACTCCTTAAGGTGGGAAGATGAATTTATCGATCGCCTCATGATGGAGCCTAGGAATTCTCCTTTGCGTAGCAGTGGAGACAGTGGTTTTGGAAGCCAGATGCTTACTCTGAAGAACTCAGCACTTCAATCAACATCTTCGATTCTCTGTATAGATGATAGTGGTGTTGAATTGGCAGAATCAAACTCTAAATGTAAAGAGACCCGCCTAAATGGAGATGCCACTTGCAAAATGCAGTTTCCAAAAAATCAGGGTGAGGACAGTGGGATCAGTTTATCCACAGGCTCCCCGTGTCTCAAACGTAGCTGCAGCATTCAGGAGGTCTCTTATAAAGAGAATATAAATGATGTCAGAGATGATAACTGCAGTAAAAATATCAGTGATTCCAGGTTAGGATACCGAAGGCAATCTGAACCTAAGAAAAACCAGAATAGTTCTGAAAGTGACGATCCAGAAATAACCCACATAAAAGACTACCTTACACAGGATGGGATTCCCAGGGACAACAGTAACCCCCAAGTACAGAAGGAGGTCTTGCAAGGATCCTGGACTAATATAAATGAAGGGTTTCACTCTTCACTTCCATTTACTGCAGCATTTAGCCCATTCAGTCAGGTTCTCTGTGATTTTCGGGTCAATGTTCCAACCCTAGGGGATGTTCAACTGTTGGAGATCATATAA
- the LOC121396462 gene encoding small integral membrane protein 35-like, with protein MADALGIVLGSSLTIMLGATALYILIRWYQSGHCWQESRFVFNLYNIRQLKSMDLEISPPFTVSGSMNAPGPLSIYNYSQFQDSEV; from the exons ATGGCAGATGCACTTGGTATTGTTTTGGGCAGTAGTTTAACTATCATGCTTGGAGCCACAGCTCTCTATATCCTGATACGTTGGTACCAAAGTGGTCACTGCTGGCAAG agTCGCGTTTTGTTTTCAATCTGTACAATATCAG ACAGCTGAAGTCAATGGACCTGGAGATATCACCACCCTTCACTGTCAGTGGATCAATGAATGCCCCGGGCCCCCTCTCTATTTACAATTACTCCCAGTTCCAAGACAGTGAAGTCTGA
- the il10ra.S gene encoding uncharacterized protein il10ra.S isoform X3, whose amino-acid sequence MYILIYSSTLIPYCGPLEILLQRGSFMKCSITVTLPAPSFSLHVDGSSLMVDVSVPETQAGNFILHYADLFPHNSKYIVRLRRTADNLTSIEEKNKTMFHIHSLIPGREYCVAMQLKITSRLNNGILSPETCVYLPEEELDKSTLLVLATAILVFVTILIFVNIIICLYVRGTVKTPKALKTRIMRSRSWMEKPPMQISNCTDSLRWEDEFIDRLMMEPRNSPLRSSGDSGFGSQMLTLKNSALQSTSSILCIDDSGVELAESNSKCKETRLNGDATCKMQFPKNQGEDSGISLSTGSPCLKRSCSIQEVSYKENINDVRDDNCSKNISDSRLGYRRQSEPKKNQNSSESDDPEITHIKDYLTQDGIPRDNSNPQVQKEVLQGSWTNINEGFHSSLPFTAAFSPFSQVLCDFRVNVPTLGDVQLLEII is encoded by the exons ATGTACATTTTGATCTACAGTTCTACTCTCATACCTTACTGTGGTCCCCTGGAAATCCTGCTGCAGAGGGGATCCTTTATGAAGTGCAGTATTACAG TCACTCTGCCTGCGCCCTCATTCTCGCTGCATGTGGATGGCAGTTCACTTATGGTTGATGTTAGTGTCCCTGAGACCCAGGCTGGTAACTTCATACTGCATTATGCTGACCTGTTCCCACATAACAGCAAGTACATTGTACGTCTACGTAGAACTGCAGATAACCTTACG AGTATAGAGGAAAAGAACAAGACAATGTTCCATATACATAGCCTGATCCCAGGGAGGGAGTACTGTGTGGCAATGCAACTCAAAATCACCTCTAGACTGAACAATGGTATTCTTTCTCCAGAGACATGTGTCTATCTGCCAGAGGAAG AGTTGGATAAGAGTACACTGCTGGTGCTGGCTACTGCTATACTTGTATTTGTAACCATTCTAATATTTGTCAACATCATTATCTGTTTGTATGTTCGGGGAACAGTGAAGACCCCAAAAGCCCTG AAGACTCGTATTATGAGAAGTCGCTCCTGGATGGAGAAACCACCAATGCAGATTTCCAATTGCACTGACTCCTTAAGGTGGGAAGATGAATTTATCGATCGCCTCATGATGGAGCCTAGGAATTCTCCTTTGCGTAGCAGTGGAGACAGTGGTTTTGGAAGCCAGATGCTTACTCTGAAGAACTCAGCACTTCAATCAACATCTTCGATTCTCTGTATAGATGATAGTGGTGTTGAATTGGCAGAATCAAACTCTAAATGTAAAGAGACCCGCCTAAATGGAGATGCCACTTGCAAAATGCAGTTTCCAAAAAATCAGGGTGAGGACAGTGGGATCAGTTTATCCACAGGCTCCCCGTGTCTCAAACGTAGCTGCAGCATTCAGGAGGTCTCTTATAAAGAGAATATAAATGATGTCAGAGATGATAACTGCAGTAAAAATATCAGTGATTCCAGGTTAGGATACCGAAGGCAATCTGAACCTAAGAAAAACCAGAATAGTTCTGAAAGTGACGATCCAGAAATAACCCACATAAAAGACTACCTTACACAGGATGGGATTCCCAGGGACAACAGTAACCCCCAAGTACAGAAGGAGGTCTTGCAAGGATCCTGGACTAATATAAATGAAGGGTTTCACTCTTCACTTCCATTTACTGCAGCATTTAGCCCATTCAGTCAGGTTCTCTGTGATTTTCGGGTCAATGTTCCAACCCTAGGGGATGTTCAACTGTTGGAGATCATATAA
- the il10ra.S gene encoding interleukin-10 receptor subunit alpha isoform X1, protein MAVLGASLLGTVLCLSAFLWLGATEKGRIPPAPEDVHFDLQFYSHTLLWSPGNPAAEGILYEVQYYSYGTKLWHDAPHCFLTHHLSCNLTNETLPLGIGYFGRVRSILGNQTSHWVRTQRYGNQEVTLPAPSFSLHVDGSSLMVDVSVPETQAGNFILHYADLFPHNSKYIVRLRRTADNLTSIEEKNKTMFHIHSLIPGREYCVAMQLKITSRLNNGILSPETCVYLPEEELDKSTLLVLATAILVFVTILIFVNIIICLYVRGTVKTPKALKTRIMRSRSWMEKPPMQISNCTDSLRWEDEFIDRLMMEPRNSPLRSSGDSGFGSQMLTLKNSALQSTSSILCIDDSGVELAESNSKCKETRLNGDATCKMQFPKNQGEDSGISLSTGSPCLKRSCSIQEVSYKENINDVRDDNCSKNISDSRLGYRRQSEPKKNQNSSESDDPEITHIKDYLTQDGIPRDNSNPQVQKEVLQGSWTNINEGFHSSLPFTAAFSPFSQVLCDFRVNVPTLGDVQLLEII, encoded by the exons ATGGCGGTACTGGGTGCCTCTCTCCTTGGAACTGTGCTGTGTCTGAGTGCCTTCCTTTGGTTGGGGGCCACAGAAAAAG gtAGAATCCCACCAGCCCCTGAGGATGTACATTTTGATCTACAGTTCTACTCTCATACCTTACTGTGGTCCCCTGGAAATCCTGCTGCAGAGGGGATCCTTTATGAAGTGCAGTATTACAG CTATGGTACAAAATTATGGCATGATGCTCCCCACTGCTTTCTCACTCACCATCTTTCATGCAACCTGACAAATGAGACTCTGCCCTTGGGTATTGGATATTTTGGAAGAGTCCGTAGCATTCTCGGAAACCAGACCTCACATTGGGTACGGACTCAAAGATACGGAAACCAAGAAG TCACTCTGCCTGCGCCCTCATTCTCGCTGCATGTGGATGGCAGTTCACTTATGGTTGATGTTAGTGTCCCTGAGACCCAGGCTGGTAACTTCATACTGCATTATGCTGACCTGTTCCCACATAACAGCAAGTACATTGTACGTCTACGTAGAACTGCAGATAACCTTACG AGTATAGAGGAAAAGAACAAGACAATGTTCCATATACATAGCCTGATCCCAGGGAGGGAGTACTGTGTGGCAATGCAACTCAAAATCACCTCTAGACTGAACAATGGTATTCTTTCTCCAGAGACATGTGTCTATCTGCCAGAGGAAG AGTTGGATAAGAGTACACTGCTGGTGCTGGCTACTGCTATACTTGTATTTGTAACCATTCTAATATTTGTCAACATCATTATCTGTTTGTATGTTCGGGGAACAGTGAAGACCCCAAAAGCCCTG AAGACTCGTATTATGAGAAGTCGCTCCTGGATGGAGAAACCACCAATGCAGATTTCCAATTGCACTGACTCCTTAAGGTGGGAAGATGAATTTATCGATCGCCTCATGATGGAGCCTAGGAATTCTCCTTTGCGTAGCAGTGGAGACAGTGGTTTTGGAAGCCAGATGCTTACTCTGAAGAACTCAGCACTTCAATCAACATCTTCGATTCTCTGTATAGATGATAGTGGTGTTGAATTGGCAGAATCAAACTCTAAATGTAAAGAGACCCGCCTAAATGGAGATGCCACTTGCAAAATGCAGTTTCCAAAAAATCAGGGTGAGGACAGTGGGATCAGTTTATCCACAGGCTCCCCGTGTCTCAAACGTAGCTGCAGCATTCAGGAGGTCTCTTATAAAGAGAATATAAATGATGTCAGAGATGATAACTGCAGTAAAAATATCAGTGATTCCAGGTTAGGATACCGAAGGCAATCTGAACCTAAGAAAAACCAGAATAGTTCTGAAAGTGACGATCCAGAAATAACCCACATAAAAGACTACCTTACACAGGATGGGATTCCCAGGGACAACAGTAACCCCCAAGTACAGAAGGAGGTCTTGCAAGGATCCTGGACTAATATAAATGAAGGGTTTCACTCTTCACTTCCATTTACTGCAGCATTTAGCCCATTCAGTCAGGTTCTCTGTGATTTTCGGGTCAATGTTCCAACCCTAGGGGATGTTCAACTGTTGGAGATCATATAA